A window of Bufo gargarizans isolate SCDJY-AF-19 chromosome 9, ASM1485885v1, whole genome shotgun sequence contains these coding sequences:
- the PPT2 gene encoding LOW QUALITY PROTEIN: lysosomal thioesterase PPT2 (The sequence of the model RefSeq protein was modified relative to this genomic sequence to represent the inferred CDS: deleted 1 base in 1 codon), protein MRRQRGTLNMAETCRLAVPTLFFFVPLLLWLADPTHGYKPVILVHGLFDSSANFKYLVEFINKSHPGTNISVLDLFDHRASLQPLWKQVMGFREAIYPIMQNAGKDGVHLLCYSQGGLICRGLLETIPDHNVDTFISLSSPQMGQYGDTDYLRYLFPTYVKANLYRFCYTQFGQSISICNFWNDPHHHDMYINSSDFLAPINSERPELNTTEWKKNFLRLRKLVLIGGPSDGVITPWESSHFGFYDENETVVEMQQQQVYQDDTFGLRTLDKRGAIAVYSVPDVVHTMWHSNETVFKKCIEKWLT, encoded by the exons ATGAGACGTCAGAGA GGGACTTTAAACATGGCAGAAACATGCCGCCTTGCAGTGCCAACACTCTTCTTCTTTGTGCCCCTCCTGCTGTGGTTGGCGGACCCCACGCACGGATACAAGCCGGTTATCTTAGTTCATGGCCTTTTTGACAGTTCTGCCAACTTCAAATATCTGGTGGAGTTCATCAATAAG TCTCATCCGGGCACCAATATCTCTGTGCTGGACTTGTTTGACCACAGGGCGAGTCTGCAGCCCCTCTGGAAACAAGTGATGGGATTCCGGGAGGCCATCTACCCCATAATGCAGAATGCGGGAAAGGACGGCGTGCACCTGCTGTGCTATTCACAAG gaGGACTGATCTGTCGGGGGCTCTTGGAGACGATACCAGACCACAACGTGGACACCTTCATCTCGTTGTCGTCCCCTCAGATGGGACAGTATGGAG ACACGGATTATCTGCGCTATCTGTTCCCCACA TATGTGAAAGCCAATCTGTACAGATTCTGCTACACGCAGTTCGGTCAGAGCATCTCCATCTGCAATTTCTGGAACG ATCCACATCACCACGACATGTACATCAATAGCAGCGACTTCTTAGCGCCTATAAACTCGGAGCGACCAGAACTGAACACAACAG AATGGAAGAAGAACTTCCTGCGTCTACGCAAGTTGGTCCTCATTGGCGGTCCCAGTGATGGCGTCATCACCCCCTGGGAGTCCAG ccACTTTGGATTCTATGACGAGAACGAGACGGTTGTAGAAATGCAACAGCAGCAG GTCTACCAGGACGACACTTTCGGTCTCCGAACATTGGATAAAAGAGGTGCCATCGCTGTGTACTCTGTCCCGGATGTCGTTCACACCATGTGGCACTCCAACGAGACCGTCTTCAAGAAATGCATCGAGAAGTGGCTCACTTAA